A section of the Harmonia axyridis chromosome 2, icHarAxyr1.1, whole genome shotgun sequence genome encodes:
- the LOC123672446 gene encoding peptidoglycan recognition protein 4-like has protein sequence MTIGFYLLMIEKREIEPAHVVLLADRENWDAADVENYEYLNAPSNKLILVFTNTPNCYDQPNCTKEVHKMQEESLRNNKTDIPYNFLLAEDTRIYEGRGWKYAPDISPYSDNSSLAFAFMGIPCKTDVSALEEQLFVLINLSISHHKLNRCFQVLTRPEESPYLREITDRIQSTFCRKTKCLY, from the exons ATGACGATTGGATTCTATTTGCTTATGATCGAAA AGCGCGAAATTGAACCAGCTCATGTAGTTCTATTGGCCGACAGAGAAAATTGGGATGCAGCTGATGTAGAAAACTACGAATATCTCAATGCACCAAGCAATAAATTGATTCTAGTCTTCACTAATACTCCCAATTGCTATGATCAGCCAAACTGTACAAAGGAAGTACATAAGATGCAAGAAGAAAGTttacgaaataataaaactgaTATTCCATATAATTTCCTCCTCGCAGAAGACACCAGAATTTACGAAGGTAGAGGATGGAAATATGCCCCAGATATATCGCCTTACAGTGATAACTCATCATTGGCTTTTGCCTTTATGG GTATCCCTTGCAAAACAGATGTGTCTGCCCTTGAGGAACAGCTTTTCGTTTTGATAAACCTTTCGATCTCACACCACAAACTCAACCGCTGCTTTCAGGTTTTGACAAGGCCTGAAGAAAGTCCGTATCTCAGAGAAATTACTGATCGTATTCAGTCTACATTCTGCAGGAAAACTAAGTGTCtatactga